GGGAGCAGTGAGCATCTGCCTGCCAGACTGTCTGAGATTTTGCAGCAGATCTACAGTACATCTATCATCCAGTTACAGAACAAGAGACAGCAACGCATCTGCATTCTTTACAACAACGCAGTAATGCAGTTGCTGAGTCCACTGAGGAGTGTGGAGGGCTGCTTCCAATGTTACCGTCAGGGCTCTCATCGTAAAGTTTATGCATCCATCCACTTCActagctggagcggagtccttCTTTGTATGTAAAAATGACGGTTCTCTCGCTCCGCCCATGTTCTGACTACTGTCCTCTATATGCTATCACTGAACCCTCTGTTGGCTTCACCTCTGGGGTGCTACCATTTGGGAGGGAGATGAGTGAAAGACACTTCAAATGCTCATAATCGGCAAATGCTCCAGCAGTAAGTCAGGCCTTGGTGAATGATGCTCTGCATGAAAGTCTTTGCAACCTTGCttggcagctggattctcgcaatgtCACGAGATCACGTGAGAATCGCGGGATCACATCTcgtgaaaatccatcttgtcaggcttcaagtaatacTTTTGTGGGCGACAAGCCAGATCACGGAtcaatcagcatcctgtgaggagcttctggcagctacgggcgtggttttaggtgtgtgtgaggcgACATGGCGAGGCAACTGTTCGAACTAAACAACAATGACGGCTTCTAAAAaagttagcgtagatgctgcaatagcatcagttatatcagaactggagagtatttcttcattgaaagaagagcaaagaacgccactgaaggcttttcctccatgtgaaagatgttttcgctcttctcccgagtCCGACTGgcagagtttgattgacagatggttcatccaatcagccgctaagtattttttgaaagtgcctgcccttttccaagcAGTTTTCAacgacggcttctcagatggttctgtgtaacaaaccatctggcaggTCAGGTTAGCCCCTGCTTTCGAAGCTGAGGTGAACCCAGCGATGCTACACTTTTGCTTGGGTTTAAACTCATCCGGACCTTTCTCAACCAGTTATCCTGGAACAATAAGCTCTATCCATGCATGACGCAATCAAACAACTTTAACTTTAGAATGCGAGTGCAATAAAAGTCGTGTGTTTTATACCCAGCCCAGCAAACGGTTTAGCGTCCGCTTTCTGGCGACCAGCCGGCCCTTGTGATGCTCAGTAATCTGCTGGTCAAACCCATTGCTAACAGAGAATATCATACAACACAGAGCTGCCTACATTTATATGACAGTCACtaccacatcacacacacaatacacacacacacacatacccacgcacacacacgtggCTTAACAAACAGCTTTCACAAAACCCTCACCAGGAATCTTTCAATTACAGCGTGAACAACAAGCGTCGGCTCTACAAGGTATATCCATCAAAAACACAAAGGAGCTGGCGGCAGCTTATGGACAGACAACACCAGAATGCATATTGGTTTCACTTCACCATTTGACATGGCTCTCCAGATTCAATTCCCTATTCAGGTTTTCCCTTTTGAAAATCTATTATATATGGGTTTCAATGATCTATTTCACCTGGTGTATGTTTGACAAGAAAATATGTGAAGTGTCAGACAATAAATGCAGCACACTTCACCCACACCTCATGGCTTATCATTTTTTGCTCATATTCTTCATACTGTGAGCAAATAGCAAATTTGTTTACTCAATATTTTGaacattcattttaaaacactattgtaaatttctattttatattatgattcttgacttttgcagtacttgttttttcttttctcttactATGTTTATCGTGACACCAAACTACCaaggcaaattccttgtatgtgaaaacctacttggcaataaacctgCTTCTCTACAGTGATCGGGTAGctgcttatttttttatatgaagACAGTGATCTTGATTTATCATATTTCTTCTTTTAGGACGTTTGGGACACAcacttacagtgtgtgtgtgtgtgtgtgtgtgtgtgtgtggtgatgtGATGACGTTTACAGCAGGGTAGTGGAAACTTTTGGGGGGGTCATGTGACCAGCTTTGTCCTCTCTTATTATCTGGCAGGAATGTTCATGTTGATCCCTTTATCCCCaaaaagagcgagagagagagagagagagagagagagagagaaacagagagagagagagagagagagagagagaggctgggagagactaataaaaaaaaaatgtgccaaatataataatatcagaGTGGAATACTTCAGAGTGGAAAAATCAATTTGTTAATCCCAAACTTCACAGAGCTAGATGAGAGTGAAAAGCAACAGATTCTATTAGGAGAGGGACATGCAGCAAACTTAACGGCACAACATGTGAATGAATGTTGCAAACTGAGGGACACATAATTAAAACAACATCACTGAATGCTTGACAATGTTGttacattcatgccaataaagcatattgaactgaattgagagagagagagagacttagaGCTAAATCCTCTCTGTATGCAACTGGCTCTCAGAATCAGAGGAACAGGAAGAGCCAAACTGAGAGGGATAGAAAGTAAGATAAAGAAATGGAGGAGAGGTGGTGTGACAGAAACACATCATTCTCTCTGcttcacaaaaagaaaaaagaggctAGTGAGATGGAGTCGAGGAGCAGTTTAAGTAGGGAACAGGGATCTACCACTTCACAGGAAAGCCGGGAACATAGTGAAAGAGTCATGAAAAGAGGTGATGGGGAGAAATAATGACTAACATTCAAGTGTGGGGGCACAGAGACCTTAAAAACAACCGAGTGgttaatgtgtgtctgtgtcaggCTGACATGTGGAAATGTGATAGTGGCATTCATCAGCTGCAATAGACTCCCATCACACTAAAAAAAGCCATTCAAGGTCATTTTGCCCTTCTAACGGTAAGGGTTGCTGTGACTTGTCGATGCTAATGTGTCTGTCCTCAGGTGAGCGCGTGATCCTGAACGGAGTATATGCCCTTCCATTCATTTGCACATGTAGAGAAGGCTGTCGAGCTTTCAGCTTACTTTGACCTGCTCGCCCTGTCACATATAAACTGACAGAGATCGCAGTGACCTGCTGGGAGTGTAATGCATCTGAACAACTGAGAtcagagagaggaagcagagcAATCCATCATCTTTAAGACCTTTCCCTTAAATAGGAAGCTGAAAGAGAAGAGGTTGCTGTGAAGTGAATGAATCAGCATACAGAGACAGAACGAGACGAGTTATGACAGTTACAGCGCTCTTAATTATGCAACATGCTCCGGCACTGACCTGCTGAGGAAGCCCGGGAAGGACAGGCGGACGGGGTAGCCGTAACGGATCATGCGCACCATCTCAAGCACCCCAATGTACTGCAGCTGGGTGGACACATGGAAGCTGTCAAAACTGTCTGGCTGACCGCTGGCGTTGGGGCGCACACACTCCACAAAGTGAGGAGTGCAAGCCTGCAGCTTACTGATCACCTCTGACAGCGAGTTCTGAAAGAGgggaaaaggaaaggagatacaGTCGAAGGCACTCTGTGGTAATTTTATGATCATAACAGAACGAGCAATATGTTGTGCTCTGATTAACAACATTTACTATTCTCTAGGTATTAGCTAAGAGAAGGAAGGGCTCCGTGGCTTCTTTTGATGTTGTAACTTGATTTGCGACTGGAGTGAGATCACGAAGTGTTTGAGACAAAGTGGTCTGATTTTTGGGGGGGTTGTTTTGCCTCTGGAGgaagcaaaaacacaaagagctcTTTGCTCTTCCGaagggtgtgtgagtgtgggagagctcacacacacatataccaaCACAACCACATCCAAGTAAACGCTTACATCTGTGTTTCTGCCGCTTGTCAAACTGACGTCAGTCTATGCTCTGCAACCCTGAGCATCAACGATCAACACCTCATCCCTCATCTTTGAACATCACGACCAGCATTTACATTGCCGTCCTCCCTCCAAACACGCGCATGCACATGCACAAATGAGTGCGCACGGCACACAGTGCTTGTTGTTcattgttcattcattcattcatgtggAGGGCTTCATGCTTGGCTTGGTACAGCATCATTCTTCAGCCCACTCTCTCCTTCCCTGAGGGACTCGTCCACCGCAAGCCCACAACTGTGATTGTGCAACACACTGGCTTCATTCAAGCCAAAAGGTACTGCTTCTCCGAGCCACATTTCAACCCCCTTGCGTCACCAGCAGACACTGAACTACTTTCCTCTAACTGAATATTATTGTTGCTTTATATAGTTATGAAATCACAGTGCCCTGCAGCGATTTCATGAGACGAGAACAATTCACTAAAAACCTTAAGTTCCATTAACAAATCCCTGCTTTCATTTGAGATCTGATCCAGATGCTTGCAGGTATGTAGGGAACGGGTATTCagtcaaacaaagacaaatgtaaATGAACGGATTGCTCTCATCTGATTGGCATTAAAACAGTAAATTAAACTTGTATTGTGACCTTTCCCCAACGACTGGGCCACGCTGGGAATGTGAGCACGTGTGTGCGTCGCAAAACCTCTTGGCTTTTTATTTCGCCGCCCAGGTGCGGCACGGCTGCGTGTCaatctcttctagagattcgaggacTCGTCTATTTTTTCCGCGTGTCGCGCGctgttcacagcaacaacagacagtgaaaatgatcttttgacaatatattgacatcataccagcaacattattacaattatttcaatgtctatatctgtagaatttcacagacatgaaaaaatttcatatttattttcaactcaacacttcctgtctgtttcaaaataaaagccctcttgcattttttttttctgtggacagaatttctttatttgttaacacaaagcttttattctgaaatatttgcaggaaagtgtaaaatgcagtgacttgcagggctccatgaatgaatagtACCAGCTtataattgtggattattacaaatgagcacacacttctaaaccttttctgtctaaaataaatataaatgacatttataatgaagtgaaatggccattatgaaaagGCAAattctatgtagaaagaaagggctggcagtagcagcgcagcagcagaaatgctgTCAGTGTTGACACCACACGCGTGAGAGATGCATCACTTCAGCTGCTCACGTTCCCAGTGCGGTCCGGCCGTAACACTTCTGGACTGTTGTATAAGTGCTGTAGTAGATGATTGTTATGATAATAACAATCACTCCAAACAAACTCCAAAATCATTGCATTGGGCAAGAGGCAGGGCACACTGTGAGCTGGACGCGAGACTCTTACAGGGCTAACATATTCAGACcgacaaacacattcacacctatggacAATTTAGAGTCCCAACACCTGACCTGCATGCCTTTTCACTGTGGGGGAAAATAGTGTGGGAGAAAACCCATGCAGAAGACattcaaactccacacagaaagaaTCCTACGGCCGGCAGATTCAGACCTTCTTGCTGGGAGGCAAAATGAGTCAACAGGCATCATGGTTTATGACTCAAAGACCTAGAATTAGGCATGACTTTGTCAAAAACTATGTGGTGAGTGGTTCTTACCCTCAGCTGGACAGCCACCGTGATGGGCCCACAACGCTCTAGCCTTTGGAGGAAGGAGCTCGAGCCTTTCTTCTTCAAGATCTGACAAtggaaaggaaacaaaaaatATGAGATAGCTCTGCACCTTACTTCAAGTGGCCACTGAGGAATATGGAATCATTACAACATAATCATCACATATTAACTAAAATCACATTAGGCTCCGTGGCTTTCACTAGAGATCAAAACTCAAAAATCCTTTTCATCTTGATTCTGTGCAGGATGTTTGCAAAGCACACTAACCAGTCACATTAGACCACTTCTCTGTCATTCCCAGTTATTCTGTTTCACATGCTTAACAGCCCAACCCGGCCAATGGCATTTATTGCCTTATTAATTGTCTCTACCCCCAGTGTAGTACTGCAATATCACTTAATGTTACCGTATAAGGCGGCTGGGACAGATCTGGGAGGTGAAAGGGGTCTTATGTAAGCCTATTCTCTAGATGGCTAATGAGCCACAGAGACAGCAGGCGGGACCCCCAGGAGGTTACACAACCAGCAAGCCTTTCCAGTCACACATGTGCACCAGTACAATATGCTTTCCAAGACATTAAAAAAGATCAAATGTAGACAGAGCTACAGAGGGGGAGGATGGAGTGAAAAAAgaatatttgtatgtgtgtgatctGTGTTTTCATGATTTTACCTTATTAGAAAATTGTGTGATCATATgactgtgtgtgcatttgtatgCCTGCTTGTGGAGTTTCTACCGTATCTGAAACAAATCCAATTCCCAGAGGTTTATATATAGCACTGTGGTGGGAAGCAGATTAAATtagattgttgttgttttttccaaaaATACCATGCCTGTCTGTCCATTGATCGGCAGTCGGTTTCCCTGTCGGAACAAAGACCTTGTGACTGGTTGTCACTGATGTTCAGCTCATCAATTCCTTCATTTTATTGCATAGTTTCAAAAGATAGTATGAGTAATGCACCATTTGAACCTCAAATCTAATTGCCAAATGATGAGAATATATTTAATGACCAGAAAATGAACTAGGCCTTCAACATCCTTTGATGCTCAAGTGTATTTTTGAGTTCACCGTAGCTAcagagcaacaacagacagtatGTGTGGTTCATAAAGTCCTGTACTCACCACTCTGTGAACAGTGTATTGTACCTTAGTAAGGTCATGGTACCTCCGGGGCTGTTGGGGGACAGTGTTGGCAGTGACAAGGGAGGCTGATGACATCCTGTGGAGCAACAGGGCAGCTTTAGTCCCCCTCAGCCCGGCACGGCCATGGGCTGCTGGCACCAGAGAACCAGTCTGAGTCAGCTTGGACTGGaagagctgctgcagtaacacacTCTCACTGGCTGCCGGGCAAAAAGCAcatacagaaagagagagagagagggaggaaaataaTGATGAAAAGAAGCAACGGCATTGGTGGAAATAAGGGGGTGGAGGAGAGTAAGGAAAAGGTGGAATGAAcagatggaaagaaagaaaggcagGAAGAGCAGTGGGGAGGATGTAAACaaggaaaggaaggagaaaGGCATCAGAGGAGGAGTGTGGGGAGGAGGCATAAAGTTAGACTCCATGTAAACAATCAGTCAGGCAACAAGAGGGGGTGGACCAACACGTGGAGCGGTCCACAACAACAATGAGCTCATTCAGTAAGCCAAACAACATGTGTGTGAACGTGGGCGTGTGGCTCTCAGCTGaaaggctgagagagagagagagtgaaagggGAAAGGATGATGGCAGGTAGGCGTACcaagcaaagaaaaacaaacatgaatccTGGTCTCATTTAAGGACTTAACTACACACGGCTCCAAGGGTAATTGTCTTTTCATTTAAAGCAATCAGTGCCACCACCCGAATATAGACTTACATAGATCCCTCTGCTCTCCTATTAGCTTTAAGGCTTAAGCTTAAAGTTGGGAGGGGATGACAGCGATAAGAAGAAACCACGTAGTACGTATATCAGTGTGTGCGGCTAAATGGCAGCGGCGCATCGACTCGGTCAGACGGAGGGACAACAGCCAAGTGTGAGTGAAGGGCTAGCCTTTAGAAGATTAGCCTCATCATGGAAATTATAGCAATTAGGCTGCTGGATGCGAGGCTAGCCTGGCAGTCACACAACGACTGCCTGTGTCCTGCTAACCACAACACCCCACATCTGGCACCTTCTATAGACAATATACACACAGACGGTGCTGTCTGCTGCATATGggatgaaacaaacacacacacacacacacacacacacacacacacacacacacacacaaccacacttAGACAAAGAGTGGCTCTGTGTGCTGTTAGTTTAGACAAGAGTGCATCTTTGTGATCAAGTGTGCTCTGACGCCACAATGTGCTCTGACGCGTGTTATTCATTGGGTACTTACACTTCATCGTAAACAGGAGATTCTGAGGAAAGGAGTCCTTGTTTCTTGTGAGTGATCCTGTGAGGTCATATGAAATCTGGTGGAAAAACAAATCATACATGGACATTCacttatacagtacatttaaccTTATATGCAACAGAAAATAGTTATGACTATAGGCCATCTTGAGATGGGTTCTCACTAGCCGCGATGCCAAATCGGACCAGGGGCGTAAACTGAGGGGGCCTAtggccccttccccacttcctacaTCCCTACTTCCAGCGCCCTTGCTTGGATCACACCCATCTTCGAACgcggccttcattttgatctcaactacacacctggaAAGTTTCATGACGCCACATCTGGCCAAGGGCGTAAAGGTGGGGGGGGCCAATGGGCCCTTCGCCCCCTTTGCTCGGACCATGCCCATCTTCGAACTCGACCTTTATTtcgatctcaactacacacctgtaaagtttcgtgactgcatcttgcacagttgcgaccatagaaataaaataggagAAGAAGGGTCATTGAATTGTTTGTTGTAGtaatttgactagtacaaaagaaaatggtgattgttgttagttgttatggtgacaacagaacCTACGTTAGTGGGGCCGTAAAGTGTGTGGTCACAGCTCGCCGGGAAGAGAACGGACGCAGCTCCCGGAGTTTTGAGTACTTTGAGTAAAATTGCCAAGTTGTGCAGAACGTCTGCAAAACATGACTAACtgctttgatttatttattagatTTATTTACCCTGTTTTATCCACTCTTGCAATGCAATATTCATTGCAGCAACTGAAGAATGATTAACATTCACAACAAAGTCAAAAGTTACAAAGACCATAAAAACTTCcttcatttaaaacaaattaaaaaaaaacagaaaccaaGCAGAAATTCTGTTTTccacttgtttttatttatattcagtTTGTTATGAAATGATATTAATGCAGAGACTGCTTCATGGCTTGgagtgtttatttttaaaaaatattttttattttggatcgGATTCAGTCACGGTCACCACGGAGACCATCTGTCGTCAAAGCACTTCATCAACACAGAAACGGTGAGAACAGATAAGCTTTGTGCAGCTGGTGTATACTTTTAGTCTTTAATGTTACACTGTACAACAAAACTGTAAAACATTTTGGCATTCAAAATAACTATAGAAATCAGCTGATTTATAAGTTTGTTCTGTAAATTATAACTGGTCCTGTTGTGAAGATGAAGCTAAAGTAAAGATTCTTGTGATGTGAAACACACTGTTGAATTCAAAATAGCAGTTTGACTGTATGAATAGCCACACTTTAAATGTTTGATGTGTGAAATCATATGAATTCTTCCAGAGTCAGATGGCAGTTGCTTCTACTCTGTTAAActaagctagttagctagctgttACTTCTTCTCTGTATAATGATTGAATTTAGCTACTGCCGTATTTATGTAGGATAACAAAGTTATCAGTCTGAAAGTTGCATGTGTCTGACTGGATTATCTTGCATATGGACACTTGTTTATTCATGTTTTCCCTGTCTTTATTTTATGATGACAGAGTTGACATCACAGATGGAGGGATATCTGGTAGAAGTGGAGATAACCACCAGCAGCACAATGAGCTCATCAGCAGAGGTAAACATAAAGAGTTGTTGTCTGTTTAGTTCAAGTAAAAGTCCCATTCATTTTTCCCATAAACAATGTGACGTGACTGACAgaaaatatctggttctttgATAAAAAGTCAAAGGTGTAAGCCTGTGTACATAAAAACGTTGACATTAACTACGACTCCCAAGGTGCATTTCTGCAAGAAATATCCAATCAGAGCTTAAAATGATATTACTGAAAACACAATCTGCATCTTCAAATGACGTTTTTTGTTTGCAACTGTAACAACTACGTGTTTTGAATTTGTTACCGCTCTGATTCACAACTCTGACTAGCCTTTTCTCCATGACAACAGTGACAGAGGCTCATGGGAATTGTAGTATCTAGACTCGTCCGCCATGCCAAATTTATAACTTTATAACATTCAGGATGCCTGAAACATGATGTGGTTTTGTTCCATTGTTAAGTGCAATACTGCACTCTCTGTTGTTTTAATGTTGAAAACTAGTTATTGACAGGTCACTTCTTCCTGTATTATTAGTGAGCGCCACAAATTAATATCCTCTCTTACACGTTTCCTATCTTTCTCTGTCAAcgtgcctgtgtatgtcgcctgtttttgtcgttcgtctcctgtttgtctcacaccgttttccccccgaATGTGTTTGAGATCtataaaaagcgctatataagtttaatctattattattattattattattacatatttttgcTTCATAGCAACAGACAGCCACAAATCCAGCCGGACCTTATGGTGAAGGTGAGGAGAGTTTCATGGCAGAACAAATGGATCCACAGCAGCGTGCCGACACTGTGGAGAAACCATACTGCTGTGACTGGTCTTACTCAGAGTATCTGAATCGTCAGAGTATCCCCATTGGAGAGAAGCCCTACACCTGTGAGCAGTGCGGGAAGAGTTTCAGGCGATCTGTATCTTTGAAGTATCATCAGCGTATCCACACTGGAGAGAAGCCCTACAGCTGTGAGCAGTGCGGGAAGAGTTTCAGATACTCTGAAAATGTAAAGGTTCATCAGCGGACTCATACTGGAGAGAAGCCCTACACCTGTGAGCAGTGCGGGAAGAGTTTCAGCCAATCTGGATCTTTAAAGTATCATCAGCGGACTCATACTGGAGAGAAGCCCTACACCTGTGAGCAGTGCGGGAAGAGTTTCAGCCAATCTGGATCTTTAAAGTATCATCAGCGTATCCACACTGGAGAGAAGTCCACCTGTGAGCAGTGTGGGAAGAGTTTCAGCCAATCTGGATCTTTAAAGTATCATCAGCGTATCCACACTGGAGAGAAGTCCTACACCTGTGAGCAGTGTGGGAAGAGTTTCAGCCAATCTGGATCTTTAAAGTATCATCAGCGTATCCACACTGGAGAGAAGTCCTACACCTGTGAGCAGTGTGGGAAGAGTTTCAGATACTCTAAAAATGTAAAGGTTCATCAGCggattcacactggagagaagccCTACACCTGTGAGCAGTACGGGAAGAGTTTCTCATTGGAACGCTGTGTAGAGAGTGTAATTGAACCGTCTGTATCTATtagctgttaaaaaaaatgacatgttaTCTGTAAAAGTTGTCATGAAAATATTTCAATAATATTGATACTGCATGCAACTTGAGTCGTCACCTGTTATTATTGCTTTAATTCCTCCATCAAAGCAGCAAAttacacacacgcgcgcacaatCTCCCAGCTGAAACTACGGCAGCGGGGGAGGGGGTGTCTGCGctgcgccacacacacacacacaaggtgaaaacaataccaccGTCACTGTCACAGCTGGTAAATATATATCTTTGTAAAAGTACCAAACCAGCTTCTTTTGCTATAAGATGTggtagcataaaaaatattattaatttttgtGAAAGACCTACATCTTCTAGTATGTGTtgacagaatatttttttaatggtgAGTGTGGACAATCGCCACCTAGTCCTCTAGTCCTTTTTTCCCTGcatagtagggctgggacgatacatcGATCTCCCGATTCAAAACTATcaagatacttgggtgccgattcgatatgtattgcgatttttaagtattgcgattctacaagtattgcgatacGATATTCCGATTAATTGAGATTTTTGTTAACGTTTTTAACACTGGACCataggaaaaagttgaatcatgcacttttagggacttttactttaaaatatctaaataattacaataaaaatgtttaatttgcaGCATGTATgttgtcagagatgtcctgaagtcaaatatatcagtcattgtcaggaattatttatacaattttttccagcaacccaaatattaaagaataaagacatttccctcacaaataagtggtattttctttttaatttataagggacatgtaatgttttatagttctggtgaatataatccaatcaatcttatttccatatatgtattttgcatttacagttccctttgttaacacgtgtatacttcctctaacttcgcaAAGTCCGTcactagctctcccgtcagctctgttttctttatacatccatggtcagctctatcgggccgtttgaatgcatttaacataaatgtcagtatatgggtgcgctAAAGTTgcagcgtcggctgatttgaccatggagatgcgagtgacggctggcttgaccgcacgttactgcaatacgataacgtttcctgtccatgacagagttagcaggcagctttagccatgatgtctagctctgcttttccttggtgtgaaacccaaagtgtttccatactttactgtatgtgtagtgttaacCACATTGgattaaaatgtgagggtgtaggtcgtatccacgcggaaccttcgccgttttctacttttttgtttcggctcgctgcggccgactgctgtttgttttgtcatCAGTGGAGCACAGGGACTTAGCTTTGGTAATTCCTTCTGTACAGCGACTACTGATTTGTCAAGGCAACTGTCCTAAACTGAATTATTGTTACATTTGGTTGTGATTACGGTTCATGATTTTCAGTAGTCTGTACTGTAATATGGTGGGTTGTCCATCTATCTCCTCTACTTTTTAGCCTTTTAGAGATCTGCTGCAATGACAATTAGTCGTGATAGATTTCATGTTATACTGCCCAGCCCTACCACCTctaaatacatatacacatttttCTGTAATACAGACAGACCTGTCCAGCGTAGTGGCTGACAGTGAAGGCTGGGCCCTGGTCTTTGGGCGGGGGGTTTCCGTTGCCATCCTTGGTTGTGAGAGAGAGACCCTGAGTCGGATTGGAGTCCAGCTGGGTTGACAGCCTCTTGTACAGGGTCTGCTCTGCTGGCCGCAGGCTCTGGCTCTCCTCATCTAACACGCACAGCAGTCCCTGAGGCTTCTGGaggaaagacagacagatgctCACGTTATTTATGTCATTCATGGTTACAAAGCACTCTtgataataacagtaatacattattttcattatgacaCTTTTATTGATATATTTGTCCCACTGATATCAAATAACTTTATTATATCTAACTGatatttttttggcatttcaGTCATTATTGATAGAGATTgtagacagacaggaaacatgGGCTGAAAA
This DNA window, taken from Sebastes fasciatus isolate fSebFas1 chromosome 14, fSebFas1.pri, whole genome shotgun sequence, encodes the following:
- the LOC141782534 gene encoding uncharacterized protein LOC141782534 — translated: MAEQMDPQQRADTVEKPYCCDWSYSEYLNRQSIPIGEKPYTCEQCGKSFRRSVSLKYHQRIHTGEKPYSCEQCGKSFRYSENVKVHQRTHTGEKPYTCEQCGKSFSQSGSLKYHQRTHTGEKPYTCEQCGKSFSQSGSLKYHQRIHTGEKSTCEQCGKSFSQSGSLKYHQRIHTGEKSYTCEQCGKSFSQSGSLKYHQRIHTGEKSYTCEQCGKSFRYSKNVKVHQRIHTGEKPYTCEQYGKSFSLERCVESVIEPSVSISC